Part of the Paracoccus sp. S3-43 genome, GAAGTTCAGCGCCTCGGCCAGCCGGAACGGATCCCAGTCGCGCGCCAGATCGGCATGGGCGACCTGCGCCGTGGCATGGACGCCCGCATCGGTCCGCCCCGCCGCCGCGATCCGCGCGCCCGCCGCAAAGCCGGGGTCCAGTCCGGCCAGGGCCGCCTCGACCGCGCCCTGGACCGAGGGCTGGTCGGCCTGGGCCTGCCATCCGGCGAAGGGGCGGCCGTCATAGTCGATCTTCAACGCAAAGCGCGGCATCGGCGGGTCAGCGGGCCTTGTCCCGGCCGGGGGAAAGCAGGCCGTCCAGGAACCGCGCGGTTTCCGTGCGCGGCGCGTCCAGCTGCGCGGGCTCGCCCGTTGCCTCGGCGGCGCGCACCCCTTCTCGCGCCAGCCTGTCGCGCAGGACCGAGATCTCGATTTCCAAGTCGGTCCGGTCGCCTTCCAGAAGGCGGCGCGACTTGGCGCTGAAATCTTTTTCCAGATCGTCCAGGAACGTCTCGTAGGAGGCCCGCACCGCCGGATCCTGGGTCTGGCGATAGAGGTCCGCGAACTTGACCGTCGCGTCGCGTGCGCCCATCAGGTAGACGCCCAGGTATCGCCGCGCCGCCGACAGATCGCCCGGATTGCTGCGCACGCGGTCGAACAGATCGCCGACCGTGGCGGCGAACCGGTCCACCCGCGCCTCCAGCAGGCGGTCGCCGGTGCCGCGGACCGCCTCGCGCATCTGGGCCAGATGGCCCTCGGCCTCGTCGATCATCTTCTGGGCGCGTTCCCCCTGGAAATCGTCCACGCCCGCCATGCCCTTGTCGCGCATCGGATCGGCGCCGAAGGCCAGCCAGTGCAGCACCATCCCGGTCGCGCCGACGATGCCCGCGCCGGCCAGGCTGCCCGGTTCGGCCATCCCCAGGCCCAGGCCGAGGCCGGT contains:
- a CDS encoding 5-bromo-4-chloroindolyl phosphate hydrolysis family protein, whose translation is MAQRFGGRYSPGLGPQDGNRNPPPAAPIRHPLASRPKYVTIAALPFLFGAFFQDPAGMAANLAAFGVIASGMWMTSEGLAAEAAYQVRRVARRPAIPRKLFGSVLTGLGLGLGMAEPGSLAGAGIVGATGMVLHWLAFGADPMRDKGMAGVDDFQGERAQKMIDEAEGHLAQMREAVRGTGDRLLEARVDRFAATVGDLFDRVRSNPGDLSAARRYLGVYLMGARDATVKFADLYRQTQDPAVRASYETFLDDLEKDFSAKSRRLLEGDRTDLEIEISVLRDRLAREGVRAAEATGEPAQLDAPRTETARFLDGLLSPGRDKAR